A DNA window from Elephas maximus indicus isolate mEleMax1 chromosome 17, mEleMax1 primary haplotype, whole genome shotgun sequence contains the following coding sequences:
- the TEX37 gene encoding testis-expressed sequence 37 protein, whose translation MAGVVYPRQAPVDADMYQSSYMIDYKPYGEHKYSRVTPQEQVKLDTQLRAKEFYRAIPNPNPKLVDGYPAFKRPHMTAKDLGQPGFFPPADGVATAEDQDKFTSTRHSTYPASQALYLAQGDPKQVHQSADFPCLLEPERQPAAEEDKGYLLLPGCACPHHQMPKLPVLYRWGPLMPFYQ comes from the exons ATGGCAGGTGTGGTGTACCCTAGACAG GCCCCTGTGGATGCAGATATGTACCAAAGCTCCTACATGATCGACTATAAGCCCTATGGGGAGCACAAATACTCCAGGGTCACACCGCAAGAG CAGGTGAAGCTGGATACTCAACTCCGGGCCAAAGAGTTTTACAGGGCcatccccaaccccaaccccaagctgGTGGATGGATACCCTGCCTTCAAAAGACCCCACATGACCGCCAAAGACCTAGGGCAACCTGGCTTCTTCCCACCAGCGGATGGCGTGGCCACAGCGGAGGACCAAGACAAGTTCACCAGTACCCGCCATTCCACGTACCCGGCTTCCCAAGCTCTGTACCTGGCCCAGGGTGATCCCAAACAGGTTCACCAGAGTGCTGACTTCCCGTGCCTCCTGGAGCCCGAGCGCCAACCTGCTGCAGAGGAGGACAAAGGCTACCTCCTACTGCCTGGCTGCGCCTGTCCCCATCACCAGATGCCCAAGCTGCCTGTCTTGTACCGGTGGGGACCCTTGATGCCATTTTACCAGTAG